The genomic DNA CGGCACACTGGCCATCGCCAGCAAGCGCATGGACTGGCTTTTGGAAAACAGCAGAATCGCCAACAGCAGGCACAACGCACCGCCCGAGCCACCGATAAAAGCGAAACAGCCCAACAGGCCGCTATTGAGCACATACGGAATCGATTCACCCGCTGCCGAAGCGGTGCCATTGAGCACCACGGCCTGGTCCAGCACATCAAACAACGGCTGCATGGCATACACGCCGTGAATGCCGAAAAACCACAACAGCGAATTCATCAGCGTCACGAACAAACCGCTGCCATAGGGCGATTGCAGTGCATCCAGCACTTGCGGCCCCTGAAGCTGCGCCACATAAGGAATCTGCAGCAGCAACGACAGCACCACCACCAGAGACAGCGCGGTGATGGCGCCAGGTATTACCATGTTGATGGTGCCGCGCAGGTTATGCCCGACCAGATTCTCATTCACCAGGCGGGTCCAGCGAAAGCGGTGCAGCCACGCGACTGCCGGCACATTGAGCAAGGGCGAAGCGATGGCAATGAACAGCACGAACGTAGCCGAGGCTCGCGGGTACTCACGCAACACAAACGTTGCAACCACCACGTGGGCCAGGCACAAAAAGGCCACAGGCAATTGGGGCAAACGGTACTGGATCGCCAGCATGTAACCGATTGAGGCGGCCACCAGCAGCGGAATCACCGAGCTGATCTGGTTGTGCAACCCGGACAAAAACGTCACGACTTGCGGGTCGAAACCCAGCACTCTGGCGCACTCGGACAGAATCAGAAAACCGGCCGACACCAGCAGGCATGGCAGGATCCACAGCAAACCTTCCCGTATCGCGCGCAGCGAATCGGTGCTGGCCAACGCCGCCAGGCGCTGAGTGAGGAAAAGTTTGAACAGCGTTTGCGCCATGACCCGCCCCTCTGCCCTTCGCTCTCTGCCAGCAGGCAGGCCCGAAACTCCCTGGTAACGCTGGACATTCAGGAACCGGGAGCAAAAGATTTTGCCGCAACACTCGTAATTATTCAGAATTAATTTCGACACGCTATGCTTGTCGATTGTCGTAAAGGAGCCAGAGATCAAGGAGGTCCGTTCAACATGCAACTCAAGCTGTCAAACCCCGTGCCCCCCATCGTATTCAATGCCGTGGTGTGGCTGTGTGGCGTTACGCTACTACTTTTGCTCAAAAATGCGCTCGTAGCGTTCTTCGAGGCCATCGACGATGACTCGCTGGAACTGAACCTGGCCATGGCGCTGTGCGCCTACGTGCTACTGTTTTTGCTGGAGCCCATGAGAAACCGCATCGATCGGCGTCTGAAAAAACGCAACCGGCGCCGAGCCAATCGTCACAGGAGTTAGCCTTTGTCAGACCCCGGCGATAACCACCAGCGCGCCCTGGACAAATTTCTGCTCGAACACCCGGACGTGCTCGCACAATTGGACACGCTGAACCCGTTGGCTGCCCAGGCCAAGAAAGAAACCCTTGCGCAGTATCGCGCCGAACGCCTGCATGAAGCCTTCGAGGCGGAAGCGGAACGTCTGCACCTGTTTGCGTGGGAACTGACCCTGAAGTTGACGGCCGAATCCCCGCAGGCGTTTGAAGCCCAGCGGCTGGAGGTGCATAAGGAAGTCGCTCAGATGGCGGGGATGAATTGGGCTGAATATTGCCAGTTGCATGATTTGGTGGAGTAAGGGTTGGGCTACAGGTGCCAAAAGCGCCGGCGACAACCCATCGCTTCAGCCAACTCCGCAACGGTAATGGTTCTTCGCTCGGGGTCGGCGGCCAGGGCTGAACGTAATGCTGGCCAGCAACCGCTCGGCAACTGCCGGGGGCGTGCTGTTTTTGGCAGGGTTTGATGGCTCTCCAGGCGCTTTGCGCAGGCCATTTCGTACACCACGCGCGCGGCGGCATACAGGTCGGCGGCAACCGTCAGCTCACCTCCCTCGAGCAACTCCGGGGCTGCATAGGTTGGGGTCCATGCGTTGAACCGGCTGCGATTCAAGCTCGGCAGGCCCGTTTGAACACTGCCCAGGCCGAAATCGAACAGGCGCACACCCTGTTCGCCCATCATCACGTTGGACGGTTTTATATCGCCATGAAGCACCCGTTGCCCGTGGGTGTAGTCCAGAGCGTCCAGTAGCTGCACAGCCGCAGGCTGCAATTCTCGCCAAGGCAACCCTGCGGGGCACTCCTGAAGCAAACGATCCAGGGTGATGCCATGCATCAATTCCATCGTGAAAAAAGCGGTTTGACGAGGCGTGTCGACCTCGAATGAAAACGCGCGAACCACACCTTCGTGATGCAGGCTTCGGGTCAGCGAAAACTCGCTGTACAACAACACGTGGGCATCGGTGCACTCGGACATGCTTTCACCCAACATCTTGAGCGCCACATTGGAGCTTGGCTCACCAAACTGCTCGTGCAGGAGGTCACGGGCGCGATAGACCACGCCCATTCCGCCCCTGCCCAGCTCACGTTCCAGCTGATAACGCCCGGCAAGCAGGTTGAAAGGGAGTGATGCTTCACTCATGGCCGCACCACCACCGCCGTGAAATCATCCCGCGCGGCGCCACGCAATACGCCAGTGAACAATCGATCCACGCTCTGTTGCGGCGAGCCGTTACTCAGGGCCCGCACCAGATCGTCATTACCGAGCAGTTGATACAGGCCATCAGTGCACAATAAAAACACATCGCCTGGCCGAGTCCCCAGCTCCAGGGTTTCAAGGCTCAACGACGTACCGGCGCCAATGGCACGCGTCAGAGCCCTGGCATCAGGATGGGCCCGCGCTTGCGACAGACCCAGCCGACCTTCATCCACCAGACGCTGCAACAGGGTGTGATCCTTCGACAGTTGGTACAGGCGTCGCCCACGCCACAGATAGCAGCGACTGTCCCCTGCCCATATGCACACTGCGCGGTGCGCCTCCACCAGCAAGGCCACGACGGTACTGCCCATCGTGACATCGTGACCCGTGGTCAATTGTGCCCCGGCACACACCAAACGCCGGTTGACGTCCTGCAAACATCGCAGGGCTGTCTGGACACGTTGATCCAAGCCACCCCGAGCAGGCAACGAAGCCAGGCTGTTGATCACCCAACGGCTCGCCACATCACCGGCCTGGTGGCCGCCCATGCCGTCCGCCACTGCCCAGCAGCCACTCTGCGGGCAGTCGAGGTACGCATCCTCATTGCGAAGCCTGGCATGGCCCTGCTGCGTGCGCCCGGCACTGCGCCGATGGGTTTGCCCGAGATTCATAGCTGCTCCGGCAACCGGAAAGTGCGCCAGGCATCCATCTCAAACGGGCTGGGAGTGCGCGGGGTCGTCAGCAGGTAATTGGCGCGCAACCCCGCGAGGTCTGCCTTGACGACTTGCGCGTTGCGCCCACTGGCTGACTCCTTCTGCAACAAGTCGAAGAACCTGAACAGCGACCAGGCGCCGGCGTTTTTCTCAATCCCCAGCGGCCGTTGTTCCGTCCCTCGTTCAAGCACCAGGCTGCTGCGCCCATTGTCGGCTTCCGTGGGCCAATTAAACGTCATGGGCACAATCGGGCCATGTCGATATTCCAGTTGCTGATCGCCCAGGCTAAGGGTCGCACGGCTGACCGAGGGGTCCAGGCTGTAGGGAGCCAATGTGAATCGAATGGCTAATTCGCCATGTTCCTCGAGGAAAAAGCTGCGACGGATAACCTGCGCTTTCGTCAACTGGTCCAGCAATGAACGTGTAACCGGCAGGCTATTACCGTCCAGACCGCGCAGCCTGTATCGGCTGCCATCAACGCTGATAAAGGGTTTGAGGTACCCCTCATAAAAGCGTGCCATGACGCCTTGCGGCTTGAAGAACTCTTGAAAGTCGTGAAGGCCGACTTCACTGGTCGCATGGGCGTTGAAGGGATAGCGTTGACGCAATGCTTTGGCATAAAGACTGTACACATCACTTTGATAGCGCTGGTTGACGTGCGAATAGGCGCCCTCCAACAAGTGCCTCCAACTATCGTCAGCCACCCCTTCGAACCAACCCGCTAGCGGCAGTGGCAAACGCGAAGCGGCGTCCCGCAGGTTGCCCAGTACATCCTGCTGCCCCTCCATTCGCCGCTTCACTCTTTGGAACGCTGCCTGTTCCGGGGAACTCTCCCGGTTCAGCGACGCCAGTTGCAGGTGCAACTCGTCAAGCAGTCGCAACGCTTGAGTAAGCTCGGCACTCGGGTTCTGCTGTTCATCCAGCAACTGATGCAGCGGCTCAAAACGCCGTTGCAGTGCGCGGCGAGCCGTGTCAGGAAATGCGGCTGTTTGCACTTCAGTCGCCGCCGACTGAATCATCCCGCCCAACGCGCCTGCTTGCGAAGCGGCTTTGTCCAACAGCACGTTGGCAGGCAGCAGACGGGTATTTTCGGCAATCACCTGCAATAGCTGCATCAAGGGTGACTGGGCGGATGTCAGGTGCGCAAGCTGCTCGGCATTCTGCCTGAGGTTATCCGTGCGACGCAGGCTGACACGACCAAGAGCCTCGCTCCAAACATCGGCATATTCACTGAAATAACGTTGCTGAAGCTCGGTCATCAACCGACGCAGATCCATGGCGCTCAAGTCACCGGCTTCGCCCATTATCCAGTTGTCCTGTGCAATGGCATTCACCAGCCTCGGCCCCTGAGCCTCGAAATACTGCCAATACCGTTTTGTGTAAAAGCCCGGTACAGGTGGGTCGGCCGCCAATAACCCTTTACC from Pseudomonas tolaasii NCPPB 2192 includes the following:
- a CDS encoding DUF6388 family protein; translated protein: MSDPGDNHQRALDKFLLEHPDVLAQLDTLNPLAAQAKKETLAQYRAERLHEAFEAEAERLHLFAWELTLKLTAESPQAFEAQRLEVHKEVAQMAGMNWAEYCQLHDLVE
- a CDS encoding serine/threonine-protein kinase, whose protein sequence is MSEASLPFNLLAGRYQLERELGRGGMGVVYRARDLLHEQFGEPSSNVALKMLGESMSECTDAHVLLYSEFSLTRSLHHEGVVRAFSFEVDTPRQTAFFTMELMHGITLDRLLQECPAGLPWRELQPAAVQLLDALDYTHGQRVLHGDIKPSNVMMGEQGVRLFDFGLGSVQTGLPSLNRSRFNAWTPTYAAPELLEGGELTVAADLYAAARVVYEMACAKRLESHQTLPKTARPRQLPSGCWPALRSALAADPERRTITVAELAEAMGCRRRFWHL
- a CDS encoding PP2C family protein-serine/threonine phosphatase, which gives rise to MNLGQTHRRSAGRTQQGHARLRNEDAYLDCPQSGCWAVADGMGGHQAGDVASRWVINSLASLPARGGLDQRVQTALRCLQDVNRRLVCAGAQLTTGHDVTMGSTVVALLVEAHRAVCIWAGDSRCYLWRGRRLYQLSKDHTLLQRLVDEGRLGLSQARAHPDARALTRAIGAGTSLSLETLELGTRPGDVFLLCTDGLYQLLGNDDLVRALSNGSPQQSVDRLFTGVLRGAARDDFTAVVVRP